In the genome of Segatella copri, one region contains:
- a CDS encoding Ig-like domain-containing protein — protein sequence MNVNGAKGKVSATSSDDSVAKVSCSSNESEKEIYVSGVSEGNATITVTDSDGNSAILKVEVKNWTAYWRNLKTEVWLSGWIQKTSVRL from the coding sequence GTGAATGTTAATGGAGCTAAGGGTAAAGTATCAGCAACTTCTTCTGATGATAGTGTTGCCAAGGTTTCGTGTTCTTCAAATGAGTCAGAGAAGGAGATATACGTAAGTGGCGTTTCTGAGGGAAATGCTACTATAACCGTAACCGACTCAGACGGAAACTCTGCTATCTTAAAGGTAGAAGTAAAAAATTGGACTGCCTATTGGAGAAATTTAAAGACAGAAGTCTGGCTAAGTGGATGGATTCAGAAGACGTCTGTAAGGCTCTGA
- a CDS encoding winged helix DNA-binding domain-containing protein: MNPIAIRLLSQQLICPQFDTPQKVVSHFGAMQAQDYRMVRWAVMMRTRKPSSFAFKNAYDEGEIIRLHLLRGTWQLVSNEDYWWMLDLISPKATSVVKGWMKSNKISIDDSELNLIHEIFVQKTDEMQSVTSKDLNEALLEKGIIMDKHRLSYHIRFNELNGTFCSGNLLPTKATYSLTEKKVPRTARLERDEMLMLLAKKYFQSHSPATFEDYVWWSGLSTSDCQRSIELLGSELRIEKWKDYQFYLHESCRTRGFRSGKTHLIAPFDEYLIGYKSRELVIHPHQMPSAYTNNGIFFPVIAHDGRICGNWNPWEKNLNISYFDSIEKDLSFEKQWNTFNETIKKK, encoded by the coding sequence ATGAATCCAATAGCAATACGCCTGCTTTCGCAGCAGCTCATCTGCCCTCAATTTGATACTCCCCAAAAGGTGGTGTCTCATTTTGGGGCCATGCAAGCCCAGGATTACCGGATGGTAAGATGGGCTGTGATGATGCGTACTCGCAAACCTTCTTCCTTCGCATTCAAGAATGCATACGATGAGGGTGAGATAATCCGTCTTCACCTGCTGCGTGGCACTTGGCAACTGGTTTCAAATGAAGACTATTGGTGGATGCTGGACCTGATTTCACCTAAGGCAACTTCTGTTGTAAAAGGATGGATGAAGAGTAATAAAATCAGCATTGATGATTCTGAGCTCAATCTGATTCACGAGATATTTGTTCAAAAAACCGATGAGATGCAGTCTGTAACAAGCAAAGACCTGAACGAGGCTTTGCTCGAAAAGGGCATCATCATGGACAAACATCGCCTATCCTACCACATTCGCTTTAACGAATTGAACGGTACTTTCTGCAGCGGCAATCTTCTTCCTACAAAGGCGACATACAGTCTCACGGAAAAGAAGGTTCCAAGAACAGCCAGGCTGGAACGTGATGAAATGCTGATGCTTCTGGCAAAAAAATATTTTCAGAGCCATTCGCCAGCCACATTCGAAGATTATGTCTGGTGGTCAGGACTGAGCACTTCTGATTGCCAACGAAGCATTGAGTTGCTTGGTTCAGAACTGAGGATTGAAAAATGGAAAGACTATCAGTTCTACCTACATGAATCATGTCGAACACGTGGATTCAGAAGTGGAAAGACGCATCTCATTGCTCCCTTTGATGAATATCTGATTGGTTATAAAAGCCGGGAATTAGTAATCCATCCACATCAAATGCCGTCTGCATACACTAATAATGGCATTTTCTTTCCTGTTATCGCCCATGATGGCAGAATTTGCGGCAACTGGAATCCTTGGGAGAAAAATCTCAACATCAGTTACTTTGATTCGATAGAAAAGGATTTGTCATTTGAGAAGCAATGGAATACATTTAATGAAACGATAAAGAAAAAATAA
- a CDS encoding HAD-IA family hydrolase — protein MKQIETLVFDYGGVIVNIDDASVVKAMESLGVTAFKRLIHVRKIKRLMHQYINGLVAEAETLKEMLSLCRKGASTEDIEKVLEELCGNLPVERLEALVKLRKRYKVYLLSNINDTLWQKSVSLMKQLGYSTDELFDEVFLSYAMRKEKPSIEIYEEMTQQTGLNPATTLYFDDRAENAEAGKRFGFQSVLVKTNHLEEHQEWQEINKNIE, from the coding sequence ATGAAACAGATAGAAACACTCGTCTTTGATTATGGAGGTGTCATCGTGAACATTGATGATGCCTCTGTTGTAAAAGCCATGGAGAGCCTGGGCGTTACGGCGTTCAAGCGACTAATCCATGTCCGCAAAATCAAGAGACTGATGCACCAATATATCAATGGTCTGGTGGCAGAAGCAGAAACATTGAAAGAGATGCTGAGCCTTTGCCGCAAAGGAGCCTCAACTGAGGATATTGAGAAAGTCCTGGAAGAGTTGTGTGGCAATCTGCCTGTGGAAAGACTGGAGGCATTGGTCAAGCTTCGGAAGCGATACAAGGTCTATCTGCTCAGCAACATCAATGACACGCTTTGGCAGAAATCGGTCAGTCTGATGAAGCAGTTGGGATATTCCACGGACGAGCTGTTTGATGAAGTTTTCCTCTCATACGCCATGCGGAAAGAGAAGCCATCTATCGAAATCTATGAAGAGATGACGCAGCAGACAGGATTGAATCCTGCCACCACCCTCTATTTCGATGACCGTGCCGAGAATGCCGAAGCAGGCAAGCGTTTTGGTTTCCAGAGTGTACTGGTAAAGACCAATCATCTGGAAGAGCATCAGGAATGGCAAGAAATTAACAAGAACATAGAATAG
- a CDS encoding ribonuclease H gives MTQDTSTYYVWIGGSCDYGHKERAGGAAVVTEHNGNIISRDVISDLHTTEFRMMLTLMVKVMQEIPEGSDILFLTNAAYIQNFDKTPTAKSANPDLIIQCIEEKKRHKSVGVKIVQYHKSPLLIETHDRATEAMAKTRKEFHQKNK, from the coding sequence ATGACACAAGATACTTCTACTTATTACGTTTGGATAGGTGGCTCATGTGATTATGGCCATAAAGAGCGAGCTGGTGGTGCTGCCGTTGTGACTGAGCATAACGGCAACATCATCAGCCGTGATGTAATCAGCGATCTCCACACCACGGAGTTCCGAATGATGCTAACCCTCATGGTGAAGGTAATGCAGGAAATACCGGAAGGTTCCGACATTCTCTTCCTGACCAACGCTGCCTATATTCAGAACTTTGACAAGACTCCAACGGCTAAATCAGCCAATCCAGACTTGATCATTCAATGCATCGAGGAAAAGAAAAGGCACAAGTCAGTCGGGGTCAAGATTGTGCAATACCACAAAAGCCCATTGCTGATAGAAACCCACGATAGGGCTACGGAAGCAATGGCTAAGACAAGGAAGGAGTTTCACCAGAAAAATAAATAA
- a CDS encoding sugar O-acetyltransferase codes for MKTESEKCLAGMLYNCHSPEFIERKSLATEWMQRYNSLPYTDRSKRYEMLKELFGSIGNNVSVGDGIIIGFGDNIFIGNNVSINYRCMLIDCNKITIGDNVLIAPGVQINTASHPVDLNERLTKDWNPDSGEYRWRTYALPITIGNGCWIGANATILGGVTIGDGAVVAAGAVVTQNVDANTLVGGVPCKVIRSLI; via the coding sequence ATGAAAACAGAATCAGAGAAGTGTTTGGCAGGTATGCTTTATAACTGCCATTCGCCCGAATTTATAGAACGTAAATCCTTGGCTACAGAATGGATGCAGCGTTACAACTCTCTGCCATACACTGACCGAAGCAAGCGATATGAAATGCTAAAAGAGTTGTTTGGTAGTATTGGAAATAATGTAAGCGTAGGGGATGGTATTATTATTGGATTTGGTGACAATATATTTATTGGCAACAATGTAAGCATCAATTATCGTTGTATGCTGATAGACTGCAATAAGATAACCATAGGCGATAACGTGCTTATAGCTCCAGGAGTACAGATAAATACTGCTTCTCATCCAGTTGACCTGAATGAGCGTCTCACCAAGGATTGGAATCCTGATTCGGGAGAATACCGTTGGCGCACATATGCCTTGCCAATTACCATAGGAAATGGTTGTTGGATTGGTGCTAATGCAACTATTCTTGGAGGTGTAACGATTGGTGATGGAGCTGTTGTAGCCGCAGGAGCCGTAGTAACCCAAAATGTTGATGCAAATACTCTAGTTGGAGGTGTACCATGCAAGGTTATTCGTAGCTTAATATAG
- a CDS encoding flavin reductase family protein has product MKSFAPKPWFAPQPVLIIGTYNKDGVANAMNAAWAGQWDMKEIMISMGNHVTTDNLKLGGEFTVAFATKKTMVASDFVGIVSAKNDPKKMEKTGWNIEKATMVNAPVFTDFPMTLECRIKEKYDESETGYYLVAEIVNILVDEKYLAEDGNPDMEKMELIVFDPIHHGYIQLGEKVGNAFSDGKALK; this is encoded by the coding sequence ATGAAAAGTTTTGCACCAAAGCCGTGGTTTGCACCACAGCCTGTGCTGATTATCGGCACATATAATAAGGATGGAGTTGCCAACGCAATGAACGCTGCCTGGGCAGGACAGTGGGACATGAAGGAGATTATGATCTCAATGGGAAATCACGTCACCACAGACAACCTGAAGCTTGGTGGCGAGTTTACCGTTGCCTTCGCTACCAAGAAAACCATGGTGGCTTCCGATTTCGTGGGCATTGTTTCTGCCAAGAACGACCCGAAGAAGATGGAAAAGACGGGATGGAACATCGAGAAGGCGACTATGGTCAACGCTCCTGTGTTCACCGATTTCCCAATGACCCTGGAGTGCCGCATCAAGGAGAAGTACGACGAAAGCGAAACCGGTTATTATCTCGTTGCCGAAATCGTCAATATTCTTGTGGATGAAAAGTATCTGGCAGAAGACGGAAATCCAGACATGGAGAAGATGGAACTGATTGTCTTCGACCCTATTCATCACGGCTATATCCAGCTGGGCGAGAAAGTCGGAAACGCTTTCTCCGACGGCAAGGCTTTGAAATAA
- a CDS encoding ribonuclease H encodes MIQDTSTYYVWIGGSCDYGHKERAGGAAVVIEHNGNIISRDVISDLHTTEFRMMLTLMVKVMQEIPEGSDILFLTNAAYIQNFDKTPTAKSANPDLIIQCIEEKKRHNSVGVKIVQYHKSSLLIETHDRATEAMAKTRKEFHLKNK; translated from the coding sequence ATGATACAAGATACTTCTACATATTACGTTTGGATAGGTGGTTCATGTGATTATGGCCATAAAGAGCGAGCTGGTGGTGCTGCCGTAGTAATTGAGCATAACGGCAACATCATCAGCCGTGATGTAATCAGCGACCTACACACCACAGAGTTCCGAATGATGCTAACTCTCATGGTGAAAGTAATGCAGGAAATACCGGAAGGTTCCGACATTCTCTTCCTGACCAACGCTGCCTATATTCAGAACTTTGACAAGACTCCAACGGCTAAATCAGCCAATCCAGACTTGATCATTCAATGCATCGAGGAAAAGAAAAGGCACAACTCAGTCGGGGTCAAGATTGTGCAATACCACAAAAGCTCATTGCTGATAGAAACCCACGATAGGGCTACGGAAGCAATGGCTAAGACAAGGAAGGAGTTTCATCTGAAAAATAAATAA
- the trxA gene encoding thioredoxin → METFNNVINSGQLVLVDFFATWCQPCKAMHPILEQVKSVLGDRIRIIKVDVDKYGETASQYRIQSVPTLMLFRNGEVLWRTSGVVDKAELLATLDPFLK, encoded by the coding sequence ATGGAGACATTCAATAACGTAATAAACAGTGGCCAGCTTGTTCTGGTCGATTTCTTTGCCACCTGGTGCCAACCTTGCAAGGCGATGCACCCCATTCTGGAGCAGGTGAAGAGTGTGTTGGGCGACCGCATCCGAATCATCAAGGTGGATGTGGACAAGTACGGCGAAACAGCAAGCCAATACCGCATCCAATCCGTGCCTACGCTGATGCTTTTCCGCAACGGAGAAGTATTGTGGCGCACAAGCGGTGTGGTAGATAAAGCCGAACTGCTGGCTACGCTTGATCCTTTCTTGAAATAA
- a CDS encoding DNA alkylation repair protein, whose product MTSLQERLFAMQDKQYAAFQAKLTPGVPMESFIGIRVPVLRKFAKEFTKEAECKDFLHQLPHEYYDENMLHGLLISEVKDYEECIRLTDRFLPFVDNWAVCDIMSPKVFAKHKKELLAKIKTWSKSSHVYTCRFGIETLMSHYLDKDFKAEYLEIPASVRSEEYYVKMMVAWFFATALAKQWDATIPYIEQSRLAPWTHNKTIQKAIESYRITPEQKEYLRTLKIK is encoded by the coding sequence ATGACTTCACTTCAAGAAAGACTGTTCGCCATGCAGGATAAGCAGTATGCTGCTTTCCAGGCAAAACTGACACCGGGAGTGCCTATGGAGAGTTTCATAGGCATTCGTGTGCCTGTGCTCCGAAAGTTCGCAAAAGAATTTACAAAGGAGGCAGAATGCAAAGATTTCCTTCATCAGCTTCCTCACGAATACTACGATGAGAACATGCTTCACGGTCTCCTCATTTCTGAGGTAAAGGACTACGAGGAATGCATTCGTCTTACAGACAGATTCCTGCCTTTCGTGGACAACTGGGCTGTTTGCGACATTATGTCTCCGAAGGTGTTTGCCAAACACAAGAAGGAGCTATTGGCGAAGATCAAGACTTGGAGTAAATCGTCACACGTTTATACTTGTCGATTTGGAATAGAGACACTTATGTCTCATTACCTGGATAAAGACTTCAAGGCAGAATATCTTGAAATTCCTGCATCTGTAAGGAGCGAAGAGTATTACGTAAAGATGATGGTAGCCTGGTTCTTCGCCACCGCCCTTGCCAAGCAATGGGACGCAACGATTCCCTACATCGAGCAAAGCCGCCTTGCCCCCTGGACGCACAACAAGACCATCCAGAAGGCTATCGAGAGCTACAGAATCACGCCCGAGCAGAAGGAATATCTGCGGACATTGAAGATAAAATAA
- a CDS encoding pyridoxamine 5'-phosphate oxidase family protein encodes MRKKSRAMDSEWALEVMHKAPYITVSFIDKDGKPYGLPLSLASDDDVNWYFHGALEGKKLEVIKTHPEVCLSAVTRCAPTVGPKDGSFTLQYKSAIAFGKAEIVTEDAEKIHGLRLISKCFLPQHMDAFDESIARSLSRTAVIRITLTEPPTGKRKQYDKEGVEMKYGRME; translated from the coding sequence ATGAGAAAGAAATCAAGAGCAATGGATAGTGAGTGGGCTTTGGAAGTAATGCACAAGGCTCCGTATATAACTGTCAGTTTTATTGACAAAGACGGCAAGCCTTATGGTTTACCTCTTTCACTCGCATCAGATGATGATGTGAATTGGTATTTTCATGGTGCCTTGGAAGGCAAAAAACTGGAGGTGATCAAGACTCATCCCGAGGTTTGCCTTTCAGCCGTAACCCGTTGTGCGCCTACGGTTGGTCCGAAGGACGGCAGTTTCACCCTGCAATACAAATCAGCCATTGCATTCGGCAAGGCAGAAATTGTGACCGAGGATGCAGAGAAGATTCATGGTCTCCGACTAATCAGTAAATGTTTCCTTCCTCAACACATGGATGCTTTCGACGAGAGCATCGCCCGTTCCCTTTCACGCACGGCTGTAATTCGCATCACACTTACTGAGCCACCAACCGGCAAGCGCAAGCAGTATGATAAAGAAGGTGTGGAAATGAAATATGGAAGAATGGAATAA
- a CDS encoding ribonuclease H yields MKQDTSTYYVWIGGSCDYGHKERAGGAAVVIEHNGNIISRDVISDLHTTEFRMMLTLMIKVMQEIPEGSDILFLTNAAYIQNFDKTPTAKSANPDLIIQCIEEKKRHNSVGVKIVQYHKSPLLIETHDRATEATSRLRIRLNHVSSANKIHS; encoded by the coding sequence ATGAAACAAGATACTTCTACATATTACGTTTGGATAGGTGGTTCATGTGATTATGGCCATAAAGAGCGAGCTGGTGGTGCTGCCGTTGTGATCGAGCATAACGGCAATATCATCAGTCGTGATGTAATCAGCGATCTACACACCACAGAGTTCCGCATGATGCTAACCCTCATGATCAAGGTAATGCAGGAAATACCGGAAGGTTCCGACATTCTCTTCCTGACCAACGCTGCCTATATTCAGAACTTTGACAAGACTCCAACGGCTAAATCTGCCAATCCAGACTTGATCATTCAATGCATCGAGGAAAAGAAAAGGCACAACTCTGTCGGGGTCAAGATTGTGCAATATCACAAAAGCCCACTGCTGATAGAAACCCACGATAGGGCTACGGAAGCAACCTCTAGATTAAGAATAAGGTTAAATCATGTTAGCTCTGCAAACAAAATTCATTCATAA
- a CDS encoding helix-turn-helix domain-containing protein, translating to MKEFFFNTIQEFNDYIGVKTLHPLVSIARVENTSPIQEAVHHYGLYALFLKENKGCKLSYGRTEYDFDEMTVTSFAPGQSIKVEPIPGVPLAKYTVLVFHPELLNRTQLGKNISRYEFFDYTSNEALHLSAAEVNIFRDVLSMIGQELEHPIDKHSRELIVSNIELLLNYCLRFYDRQFITREEINHSVVKKFISLLDEYIARKAMREGLPTVAYFADKCCYSTKYFGELVKTETGRTAKSLINDRLLSAARQLLVDETLTITQVSQHLGFEYPQHFVRFFKVQTGKTPSEYRKTA from the coding sequence ATGAAGGAATTTTTCTTTAATACCATACAGGAGTTCAATGACTACATAGGGGTGAAAACACTTCATCCTCTGGTAAGCATTGCGCGTGTAGAGAACACCTCTCCTATTCAGGAGGCTGTGCATCACTACGGACTTTATGCCCTCTTTCTGAAGGAAAACAAGGGGTGCAAATTGTCATACGGCAGAACAGAATATGATTTTGACGAGATGACCGTAACCTCGTTTGCTCCAGGACAATCGATTAAAGTAGAACCCATTCCAGGAGTTCCGCTTGCCAAATATACGGTATTGGTTTTCCATCCCGAGCTGCTCAACCGCACCCAGCTTGGCAAGAACATCTCCCGCTATGAGTTCTTCGACTATACAAGCAACGAAGCACTACATTTATCCGCTGCCGAGGTAAATATCTTCCGTGACGTGCTCTCAATGATTGGGCAGGAACTCGAGCATCCTATAGATAAACATTCGCGTGAACTCATCGTTTCTAACATCGAGTTGCTGCTGAACTATTGTCTGCGTTTCTACGACCGCCAGTTTATCACTCGCGAGGAGATCAACCACTCGGTGGTAAAGAAATTCATCTCTCTGCTCGATGAATACATTGCCCGGAAAGCGATGCGTGAAGGATTGCCTACCGTAGCCTACTTTGCCGACAAATGCTGCTATTCAACTAAATATTTCGGTGAATTAGTCAAGACTGAGACTGGCAGAACTGCAAAGAGTCTGATCAACGACCGGCTGCTTTCAGCTGCCCGCCAACTGCTTGTGGATGAAACCTTAACCATCACGCAAGTCAGTCAGCATCTCGGTTTTGAGTATCCTCAGCACTTCGTCCGCTTTTTCAAGGTGCAGACGGGCAAGACACCAAGCGAATATCGCAAAACTGCGTAA
- a CDS encoding virulence RhuM family protein, with the protein MAKKFEIRNSTAEFLIFVAEGKEQGIQVLYKKETIWATQKAMATLFDCSADNIGLHLKNIYDAKELDKNATTEKISVVQQEGTREVRRNTLFYNLDAIISVGYRVNSRRATLFRQWCTYVLRQYAIRGYVIDKKRMENGSFIGVDYFEQLLEEIREIRLSERNFYQKLTDIYATAIDYNRDAPTTREFFKKVQNKMHYAVHGHTAAELIVDRADAEKEHMGLTTWAKAPNGKIIKSDVSIAKNYLKENELQALGRLVNAYLDMAKDMAERHIPMTMEDWAKRIDKFLDATDREILQDAGHITAEYAKEYAESEFEKYRVIQDRLFRSDFDKFDGEDPQLPLDIE; encoded by the coding sequence ATGGCAAAGAAATTTGAAATAAGAAATAGTACCGCTGAATTTCTTATCTTCGTGGCTGAGGGTAAGGAGCAAGGCATTCAAGTGCTATATAAGAAAGAAACAATATGGGCAACACAGAAGGCAATGGCAACGCTTTTTGACTGCTCTGCTGACAACATAGGATTGCATCTGAAGAACATATACGATGCTAAGGAATTGGACAAGAATGCAACTACCGAGAAAATCTCGGTAGTTCAACAGGAAGGAACGAGAGAGGTACGACGCAACACTTTGTTCTACAATCTTGATGCTATCATTTCAGTAGGCTATCGCGTCAACTCCCGCCGAGCCACTCTGTTCCGCCAATGGTGCACTTATGTTCTCCGACAGTATGCTATCCGTGGCTATGTGATTGACAAGAAGCGTATGGAAAATGGCTCATTCATCGGCGTGGACTATTTCGAACAACTCTTGGAGGAGATTCGAGAGATTCGTCTATCGGAACGCAATTTCTATCAGAAACTGACCGACATCTACGCCACAGCCATCGACTACAACCGTGATGCTCCAACAACACGCGAGTTCTTCAAGAAGGTACAGAACAAAATGCATTATGCTGTTCATGGACATACTGCCGCAGAACTGATAGTGGATCGTGCTGATGCAGAAAAAGAGCACATGGGGCTCACTACATGGGCCAAGGCTCCTAATGGGAAAATCATAAAGTCCGACGTAAGTATAGCCAAGAACTATCTGAAGGAAAATGAGTTGCAAGCCCTTGGACGATTGGTGAATGCCTATCTTGATATGGCAAAGGATATGGCAGAGCGCCATATTCCTATGACTATGGAGGATTGGGCTAAACGCATCGACAAATTCCTCGATGCAACCGACAGAGAAATTCTGCAAGACGCAGGACACATTACTGCCGAGTATGCAAAGGAATATGCCGAAAGCGAGTTTGAGAAATATAGAGTGATACAGGACCGTCTGTTTCGCTCTGATTTCGACAAGTTTGACGGCGAAGATCCGCAATTACCTTTGGATATTGAATAA
- a CDS encoding GNAT family N-acetyltransferase, with amino-acid sequence MKTERILLRYWQESDAEALFKYASDPDVGPRAGWPTHKSVEESRKIIQTFFHNDTTWAIVLKETGEAIGCIGYYTHETSNIPIGENDCEVGYWVGKPYWNKGICTEALKLMLDYCINEKHFENIWADHFTGNPASGRVMEKCGFVDTGMLNKCSQLVGGDKDMVKVFKYKGLKNEKEIKSNG; translated from the coding sequence ATGAAAACAGAAAGAATTTTACTTCGATATTGGCAGGAATCAGATGCAGAGGCGCTCTTCAAGTACGCCTCCGACCCTGACGTAGGACCACGTGCTGGATGGCCGACACATAAGTCTGTTGAGGAAAGTCGGAAGATAATCCAGACATTCTTCCATAATGACACGACATGGGCGATTGTGTTGAAAGAAACTGGCGAGGCAATCGGCTGCATCGGCTACTACACCCATGAAACCAGCAACATCCCTATCGGAGAAAACGACTGCGAGGTGGGCTACTGGGTAGGAAAACCTTATTGGAACAAGGGAATCTGCACCGAAGCCTTGAAGCTGATGCTTGACTACTGCATCAACGAGAAGCATTTTGAAAACATTTGGGCAGACCATTTCACAGGCAATCCTGCATCAGGAAGAGTCATGGAGAAATGCGGTTTCGTCGATACAGGTATGTTGAATAAATGTAGCCAGCTCGTAGGTGGCGACAAAGATATGGTTAAAGTATTTAAGTACAAAGGATTAAAAAATGAGAAAGAAATCAAGAGCAATGGATAG
- a CDS encoding Abi family protein, which translates to MSHYFGLQPIVLESWITSLTLLRNAYSHHSRV; encoded by the coding sequence ATATCGCATTACTTTGGCTTGCAACCAATTGTCTTAGAATCTTGGATAACGTCTTTGACACTGTTACGAAATGCCTACAGCCACCATTCAAGAGTGTAG
- a CDS encoding KilA-N domain-containing protein — MAKIKVENTEISVVNVQNEDYISLTDMAHSQMQEHIIFRWMSLKSTIEYLGEWEKLYNPFFNCTEFDTIRNAAGSNNFVLSVKAWIQNRRNT, encoded by the coding sequence ATGGCAAAGATAAAAGTTGAAAATACAGAAATATCTGTTGTTAATGTTCAAAATGAGGATTATATCTCTTTGACCGATATGGCACATAGCCAAATGCAAGAGCATATTATTTTCAGATGGATGAGCCTCAAAAGTACAATAGAATACCTCGGTGAATGGGAAAAGTTATATAATCCGTTTTTTAATTGTACCGAATTCGATACAATTAGAAATGCAGCAGGAAGCAACAACTTCGTGCTTTCTGTTAAGGCATGGATTCAAAACAGACGCAACACGTGA
- a CDS encoding DNA alkylation repair protein, whose amino-acid sequence MTSLQERLFAMQDKQYAAFQAKLTPGVPVESFIGIRVPVLRKFAKEFTKEAECEDFLHQLPHKYYDENMLHGLLISEVKDYEECIRLTEKFLPFVDNWAVCDIMSPKVFTKHKKELLAKIKTWSKSSHVYTCRFGIETLMSHYLDKDFKAEHLEIPASIRSEEYYVKMMAAWFFATALAKQWDQAIPYIEQHRLAPWTHNKTIQKAIESYRITPEQKEYLRTLKIK is encoded by the coding sequence ATGACTTCACTTCAAGAAAGACTGTTCGCCATGCAGGATAAGCAGTATGCTGCTTTCCAAGCTAAACTGACACCGGGAGTGCCTGTGGAGAGTTTCATAGGCATTCGTGTGCCTGTGCTTCGCAAGTTCGCAAAAGAGTTTACAAAGGAGGCAGAATGTGAGGATTTCCTTCATCAGCTTCCTCACAAATACTACGATGAGAATATGCTTCATGGTCTCCTCATTTCCGAGGTGAAGGACTACGAGGAATGCATTCGTCTTACTGAGAAATTCCTGCCTTTCGTGGATAACTGGGCAGTTTGCGACATCATGTCTCCGAAGGTGTTTACCAAACACAAAAAGGAGCTGTTGGCGAAGATCAAAACTTGGAGTAAATCGTCACACGTTTATACTTGTCGCTTTGGAATAGAGACACTTATGTCTCATTACCTGGATAAAGACTTCAAGGCTGAACATCTTGAAATTCCAGCATCAATAAGGAGCGAAGAGTATTACGTAAAAATGATGGCAGCCTGGTTCTTCGCCACCGCCCTTGCCAAGCAATGGGACCAGGCGATTCCCTACATCGAGCAACACCGCCTTGCTCCCTGGACGCACAACAAGACCATCCAGAAGGCCATCGAGAGTTACAGAATCACGCCCGAGCAGAAGGAATATCTGCGGACATTGAAGATAAAATAA
- a CDS encoding DUF1294 domain-containing protein, which yields MSCLAYYLLAINAVAFIMYGIDKYKAKKAKWRIPETTLLLLAVLGGSIGAWMGMKVWHHKTMHKKFKYAIPAILLIQIALMAYLHMNR from the coding sequence ATGAGTTGCCTCGCCTACTATCTCCTTGCCATCAATGCTGTTGCATTCATCATGTATGGCATTGACAAATACAAGGCGAAGAAAGCCAAGTGGCGCATTCCAGAAACCACGCTTTTGTTACTGGCTGTACTTGGAGGAAGCATCGGGGCATGGATGGGGATGAAAGTCTGGCACCATAAGACGATGCACAAGAAATTCAAATACGCCATTCCTGCTATTCTGCTGATACAGATTGCGCTGATGGCGTATTTACACATGAATAGATAA